The genomic interval TCCATGCACGCGACGCGCGAGGAGGTCGTGGAGCGCTCGGTGGACGCGGTCCAGCGAGTCCGCGACGCGGGGTGCGAGGTGATGTTCTCCCCGATGGACGCCACCCGGACCGACCCCGACTTCCTGCAGGAGGTCGTCGAAGCGGTCTCGGAGGTCGGCGTCGACTGGATCAACATCCCCGACACCTGCGGCGTCGCCACGCCCGCTCGGTTCGCGAAACTGGTCGAGCAGGTCGGCGAGTACACCGACGCGCGCATCGACGTCCACACGCACGACGACTTCGGCCTGGCGAGCGCCAACGCGCTGGCCGGGTTCGAGGCGGGCGCGGCCCAGGCGCAGGTGTCGGTCAACGGCATCGGCGAGCGCGCGGGCAACGCCGCCTTCGAGGAGGTCGTCATGGCCGTCGAGAGCATCCACGGCGTCGACACCGGTATCGACACGACGCGCATCACGGAGCTGGCGCGGATGGTCGAGGAGAAGAGCGGGGTGCCCGTCCCGGCGAACAAGCCGGTCGTCGGCGACAACGCGTTCGCCCACGAGTCGGGCATCCACGCCGCGGGCGTCATCGAGAACGCCGCGACGTTCGAACCCGGCGTGATGACTCCGGAGATGGTCGGCGCGGAACGCGAACTGGTGATGGGCAAACACACCGGCGTCCACTCGGTTCGCGAGCGCCTGCGCGAGGCGGGGTACGACCCGACCGAGGAGCAGGTACGCGCCGTCACCCGGAAGGTGAAGGACCACGGCGCGGAGAAACAGCGCGTCACCGAGGAGCGGGTCCGCGAGTTCGCCGACGAGGTCGGCGTCGAACAGGCCGCAGAGCGAGTCACGGAGGGGTCGCGCTGATGTCCTCCAGCGGCAATCGCCCCGAGGGCGAGCGACCGCGCTCGCGCGGACGGTCCGCGCGAGTGCCGACCGGGGAACGTCGGTCCTCACGTATCGACGTGACCGGCACGGAGCGCGGCGAGACTTGCCCGCCTGCAAACGGTTATGTTCGTGGGGTCGTTCGACCCGGTAATGACGCACACTCGGCTCCCGGAGACGACCGCAGTGAGCGTCGCGCTCGCGATTATTGTAGGGGTCTAGCCCCTACCGCATCCTCTCCTCACCGACCGACCGCACCGCCTTCCGAGCGAGCGACCAGCACGACACCAATCCACGACAGATGAGCGAGCGAACGAGCACCCCGACCAACCCCCGGTATCGAGAGCCGACCGAATCGCCCACCGAGGGGGAACAGACCGAGACAGAGGAATCGAACGAGACGACGCCCGAGTCGGCAGACCAGGCGACCGACGAGGACGAGCAACGACCCGTCACCACGGGCGCGCAGGCGACCATCCGCGCGCTCGAAGCGGCGGGCGTCGAGCACGTCTTCGGCGTGCAGGGCGGGGCCATCATGCCCGTCTACGACGCGCTGTACGACTCCGACATCAGCCACGTCACGATGGCCCACGAGCAGGGCGCGGCCCACGCCGCCGACGCCTACGGTCAGGTGACCGGTCGGCCGGGCATCTGCATGGCGACGTCCGGGCCGGGCGCGACGAACCTCGTCACCGGCATCGCGGACGCGAACATGGACTCGGACCCGGTCGTCGCACTGACGGGCCAGGTCCCGACGAAGTTCGTCGGGAACGACGCGTTCCAGGAGACGGACACCGTCGGCGTCACGCGACCCGTCACGAAGACGAACTACTTCGCTGACGACCCGAACACCGTCGGTGCGACGGTCAGCGACGCCATCGCGTTCGCGGGCACGGGCCGACCCGGCCCGACGCTCGTCGACCTCCCGAAGGACGTGACGACGGGGGAGACGAGCGACGAGGCCGCCAGCCCGACGGCACCCCCCACCGACGAGCCGCCGGCCGCGGAGCAGGAGGCCGTCGAGTCTGCGGCGCGCGCACTCGCGGAGGCCGACCGCCCGCTCATCCTCTCGGGTGGCGGCGTGACGAAGGGCGAGGCGAGCGACGAGGTGCGCGCGTTCGCCACCGAGTTCGGCATCCCCGTCACGACGACGATGCCCGGCATCGGGACGTTCCCGGAGGACCACGACCTCTCGCTGTCGTGGGCCGGGATGCACGGGACGGGCTACGCGAACATGGCCATCAGCCACACCGACTGCCTGCTCGCCATCGGGACGCGCTTCGACGACCGGCTGACGGGCGGTATCGAGACGTTCGCGCCCGACGCGACGGTCGTCCACGTCGACATCGACCCGGCCGAGATATCGAAGAACGTCCACGCCGACCACCCGCTGATCGGCGACGCGGGCACCGTCGTCGAACAGCTCCACGACGCGATGCCCGGCGCGTTCTCCGCGACGGAGCGGAGCGCCGACGACTACGAGTCGTGGTGCGAGACGTGCACCGGGTGGAAGGAGACGTACCGCCAGACGTACGACACGCCCGACGACGAACCGCTCAAACCGCAGTTCGTCGTCGAGGCGACCGACGAACTGACGCCCGACGACACGCTCGTCACGACGGGCGTCGGCCAGCACCAGATGTGGGCCGCGCAGTACTGGACGTACACCGAGCCGCGGACCTACATCTCCTCGCACGGCCTCGGGACGATGGGCTACGGTCTGCCCGCCGCCATCGGGGCGAAGGTGGCCGCCCCGGACCGCGAGGTGGTCTGCTTCGACGGCGACGGGAGCTTCCTGATGACGATGCAGGGGCTGTCGGTCGCGGTGCGCGAGAACCTCGACATCACGGTCGTCGTCCTCAACAACGAGGCCATCGGGATGGTCCGCCAGTGGCAGGACGCGTTCTTCGAGGGGCGCCGGATGGCCTCGGAGTACCCGTGGGTGCCGGACTTCGCGATGCTCGCGGAGGCGTTCGGCGCGAAGGGGTTCACCCTTCGCGAGTACGAGGAGACGGCCGACACCCTCCGCGAGGCCATCGAGTACGACGGCCCGAGCGTCGTCGACGCGTACATCGACCCGGCGGAGAACGTCTTCCCCATCGTCCCGAGCGGCGGCGACAACGCTCGCTTCGCCCTGACGGAGGACCAGCTATGAGCCAGGACGCCACCGACGGGACCGAGGAGTCGGTCGAACGGACCGAAGGGAGCCACAGCGTCGGCCCACATCCGGACGAGCGCGAGCACCCCATGGGGCGTCGCTCCTCGCAGGGCATCCGCATCGACCCGGACGTCGAGGCGACCCACGAGCCACGGCGGACGACCATCTCGGCGCTCGTCCGTCACGAACCGGGCGTGCTCGCGGAGGTGTCCGGCCTCGTCAGTCGACGGCAGTTCAACATCGAGTCGCTGACCGTCGGGTCGACGACGAACCCGGAGACGGCGCGCATCACGCTCGTCATCGACGAGCCCGAACCCGGCGTCCGACAGGTCGAGCGCCAGCTGGCGAAGCTCCGGCACGTCATCTCCGTGGGCGAACTCGACGGCGACGCGGTCCGACGCGAACTCGTCGTCCTGAAGGTCCACGGCGACCGACCGGCGCAGGTCCAGGCGGTCACCGAGATGTACGACGGGAAGACCCTGGACGCCGGGCCGCGGACCATCACGGTCGAGATCACCGGCGACGAGCAGACCGTCGACGACGCCATCGACGCGTTCCGGCAGTTCGGCATCCGCGAACTCGCCCGGACCGGCCACACCGCGCTCGCACGCGGCGAGACGTGGACGACGCCCGACGAACAGGAGCGGTACGAACGACTCCACGGCACCGGGGACGGGGAGTCCGCCAGCGACGAGGCCGCCACGACCAGCGCCCCGGCGAACTTTTCAGACGATGACTGACAACCAGATCTACTACGACGACGACGCAGCGTACGAGAACATCGAGGAGAAGACCGTCGCGGTC from Halomarina salina carries:
- a CDS encoding LeuA family protein — translated: MTGRWRGVQCHTRQRARRRPRRVEFFDGTLRTTAEFDDARIFDTTLRDGEQSPRTSFSYDDKRDIAALLDAMGVHVVEAGFPVNSDAEFAAVRDIAESTTSTTCGLARVVDEDVEAALDANVDMVHVFASTSDVQLEDSMHATREEVVERSVDAVQRVRDAGCEVMFSPMDATRTDPDFLQEVVEAVSEVGVDWINIPDTCGVATPARFAKLVEQVGEYTDARIDVHTHDDFGLASANALAGFEAGAAQAQVSVNGIGERAGNAAFEEVVMAVESIHGVDTGIDTTRITELARMVEEKSGVPVPANKPVVGDNAFAHESGIHAAGVIENAATFEPGVMTPEMVGAERELVMGKHTGVHSVRERLREAGYDPTEEQVRAVTRKVKDHGAEKQRVTEERVREFADEVGVEQAAERVTEGSR
- the ilvB gene encoding biosynthetic-type acetolactate synthase large subunit, which encodes MSERTSTPTNPRYREPTESPTEGEQTETEESNETTPESADQATDEDEQRPVTTGAQATIRALEAAGVEHVFGVQGGAIMPVYDALYDSDISHVTMAHEQGAAHAADAYGQVTGRPGICMATSGPGATNLVTGIADANMDSDPVVALTGQVPTKFVGNDAFQETDTVGVTRPVTKTNYFADDPNTVGATVSDAIAFAGTGRPGPTLVDLPKDVTTGETSDEAASPTAPPTDEPPAAEQEAVESAARALAEADRPLILSGGGVTKGEASDEVRAFATEFGIPVTTTMPGIGTFPEDHDLSLSWAGMHGTGYANMAISHTDCLLAIGTRFDDRLTGGIETFAPDATVVHVDIDPAEISKNVHADHPLIGDAGTVVEQLHDAMPGAFSATERSADDYESWCETCTGWKETYRQTYDTPDDEPLKPQFVVEATDELTPDDTLVTTGVGQHQMWAAQYWTYTEPRTYISSHGLGTMGYGLPAAIGAKVAAPDREVVCFDGDGSFLMTMQGLSVAVRENLDITVVVLNNEAIGMVRQWQDAFFEGRRMASEYPWVPDFAMLAEAFGAKGFTLREYEETADTLREAIEYDGPSVVDAYIDPAENVFPIVPSGGDNARFALTEDQL
- the ilvN gene encoding acetolactate synthase small subunit, with the translated sequence MSQDATDGTEESVERTEGSHSVGPHPDEREHPMGRRSSQGIRIDPDVEATHEPRRTTISALVRHEPGVLAEVSGLVSRRQFNIESLTVGSTTNPETARITLVIDEPEPGVRQVERQLAKLRHVISVGELDGDAVRRELVVLKVHGDRPAQVQAVTEMYDGKTLDAGPRTITVEITGDEQTVDDAIDAFRQFGIRELARTGHTALARGETWTTPDEQERYERLHGTGDGESASDEAATTSAPANFSDDD